Within Vicia villosa cultivar HV-30 ecotype Madison, WI linkage group LG1, Vvil1.0, whole genome shotgun sequence, the genomic segment tataaaagaaaagcaAATTACATTTAATTTACTTTCTCTCACTTTTTCTATAACCAACCACccattaaaattgattttacatTTTCTCAAGACAATTATTACCATAAAACTACAAAAAAATCATCATCCAAATTAtagtgttttttctttttttattaagtgtgatttttgttttttttctcttttgggGCGGAGGGAGTACCTTGAAACTTAAATGCAGAAACTCTTTAATAGTAGCTGTCAACGAGATATACATAATGATAATTCTAGCGACCTCACCATAGTTTTAACATAATACAAAGGTATAGTAAGAACCAGCAAAATGTAAGTAAGAGCTTGAGATACTTATGACTCTTTAACCAAAAACAACCAAACACTATTCCGATCACAGACATAAAATTCCTATGAAGACACACAAAGAAACCTAGCATTGTGCCAAAAGCAAATTTGATTTGAACGCGACGAAAAAAATACCATCAAGAAAGAACTCATCAAATCAGAAAACCAATATGATGTATCTAACTATCTCTTTTCAATCTTTTTGAAGTAGGAAACACTATATCTGCAATCTACCCTCATCCTAAATGCAATTTGCGACTGCATCAATGAGGTGTATATACAAAAGCAGATTTCACCAATTATCTATAGTATACACAAATAACCAGCTCCAACAAACCAACAAATGATATCCTGCATTGGATGAACAAATAAAGCAAATCAATACGTTATATTTACAAATGTAACAAGTAAAATTGAATGTGACAAAAAGTATAGAGGAATTTACGGCTAGACATGGTTCAGTGATTCAGTGATTCAGTCTCGACACACACCACACActcctaatatatatatttaatgtcTTAACCAACTAATTTTTTAGTACCAATGCACACGTCCATAGTCCCTGTACACAGCCAAACAAAGCCAAACAAAACCTGCATTAAGAACTGAGAGGAGTTTAagcagaaaaagaaacaaaagaaaacaagttTTGAAGTTACCTAGTCTAGAAATGAAATAACAAGTAGAAGCAGTACTAGTTGTCAATACCTAACAGTTTTCAGTTTTCAGAAAAGGAAGAAACATGCTCATTGTTTTCTTTGCATATTCCTTCTTTGCTTTCCAATACACTAGAATTTGACTGATCAATTGTTTCTCTGTGAAGATTATATTGACACACTCCCAACGTAGGACTCTGCAAATTATCTCCAGGTTCTTGATTGGGAATGCTGAGAGTATCAACTTTCTCAGAAATCACTTCTGAAACATGAATGACCTTGTCAATCGTTACTACACGAGTTTCTTCAGTGTTCCCTTGTTTATGATTTGAAGTCGTTGACAGCTGCTGAATCTCTGATATATCTGACTGGGTTGAAAGCATACTGaaaacaaaatcataaaaaactTGTGAGCCCATACGGCACTTAAACTACTTATGAATCATATATTACTAAAGTAAAACTAGATgctcaaaaataaatttttttaataattgaacCGTGACGATTGACTGAAAGTGTAAAAAATATTTACAGTCGGTGCATATGAATCAAATCCATAAAAATAATGGTAAAATTGTGTTTCAGTAGGGCGAATTTGTACCAGTAGGTAGTGCCCTGATCTAAAGGATTTTGGGCCATTCGTTCTTCGCCTCTTGGTCTCTTATTCTGCACAACATCTACAAGAGGATCACCAGCTTTAGAAATCAAGTTCCCCCTGCCTCTTTTCCCTCTTCCCACTTGGGGTTCATCTGAAAATGTAGTTTTCCCATTAACATCTTTAGTTACAGATTCGAACTCGCTTGTTCTACTAGCATTTCCATCTCGAGATGGTACTTCAACAATTACTTTTGGTTCTCCAAAAGAAAATTCCATTTGCTGTCCATTGTTAAAATTACCAAGTGGTTTGTCATTATCCAAGTGCTTTTGCCCAGTACTAACATTATTTTTATCAGAAACCAGAGGCAGATTTTCTTTTTTCATGAGTGGTGTATGAGGAGAATTTCGGAATATTAGTTCTGAGCATCGTTTTATCCATGAGAATCGAGCTGCACTAGGAGGAGAAACACCTGATGATTTCTGCACAAATGGAGTATCAAACTCATTGCTGATGTTATCAACATCCAAGTCCTTGCTCAAACGACCTTGTGTAAGAGTCTGATATTTCAAATTTTTCATTGAAGACATTTTCTGTAGGTTATACTCCATATCAGATTTCAGCATTTCAACAATCGCGAGGTCATCAGAGACAACTTTCGAGTCTTCTAACTTCTTCAATTCTTCAGTCTGAGAATAAATTTTAATTCTATCAGCATGCAACAGTTCTCTCTGTTTTTGTAGTTTATCCCTTTGAACCTCAAGTTCTTTAATACAATCAGTTAATTCAGCCCATTCTTTATTTCTTAGCTCACGATCCAAACTTATCTCACTGCGCTCAGTTTGAAGCCTTTTCATCTCCAAGGAAACTTGTTCCAATTCTTTTGCTGCTTTCTCTTTAAGAGCATCAGCACGCCGGAGTTCCCTATCCTTCTCTTCCTCAAAAGCCTTTTCTCTTTCCTTCAAATAACTTTCAACTTCTTCCCGTCTCTTCTCAATAAGGTTATTCAGCTCCCTTTTTTGCATCTCAATATCCCGCTGAAAATCTGCTCGCTCCTGCTGCATCTTGCCAAACCACTCAGCATGTTCATCTGCCATCTTCTTCATGAAATTTTCCCGTTCACTAGCAAGTGACCCCAAGTCATGGGTGTACTGATTACgcaaattttctttttcttctcttagcTTGTCACGCTCATTCTTAATAAAAGTGGAAACCGCCTTCCTTTCGTTTTCTATAAACTCTGCTTCTTTTCGCAgctcttcttttttttcatcAAGAAGCTCCCACTCAGCTTCAAACTTGGCCTTCTCAGCTTTCAACTTATCAGCCTCAGCCAAAAGCTCCAAATTCTGAGATCTTACAAGATCAATCTCTTCCTTAAGTTTCACTTCAAAAACTGATAAGTCGCCTGTTTCACTTTGGATGACCTCCAATCTCTTCTTTGCGTTATCAACTTGTCTTTTTTCATTTTCCAAAGATGTCAAAGACTCCTGCAGATCTTGCTTAGCTTGTTCAATATCATCTTTCTCCTTTTGCAAAATGGTTTTGTTTAATTCAAACTCCTTCTCAGCAGATCTAAGGCTTTGATCTTTATCTTTAAGAGAAGTTGACAGATCCACTAGGTCTTTCTCCTTTTCGGTCAATGATCTTGACAGGACTTCCAACTCATGTTCCCTTTCAAGGATTTGGTCCTCCCGGTGTTTAAGATCAACCTCCTTTAATTCCCAAGCCCGTCTCTTTGTCTCAATTTCATTTTCAACCGATTTGCGCTGCATTTGTAGCTCAacttccaaatcatgttttcttgTTCTCAATGTGGCTTCCTGATCTGCCATAACCTTCTGAGTTTCATCCTACATTTTCCATTCAACAAAGTCAAAATAATAATGATACAGTGAAAGTCTGAGAAATTAAAATGAACCATTGAGAATAAGAAGAGAACATACAGATTCTCTATTAGAAAGTTTCACTTCAAATTCATGCAACTCTTTCTCTTTATTGTTAAGCTCGGTTTTCCATTTAGTGAGTGCCTGTT encodes:
- the LOC131638721 gene encoding protein CROWDED NUCLEI 4, giving the protein MEISTPASSKPLSITPRSRVLRSPLSDDQIWKRLRDAGFDEESIKHKDKSALVAYIAKLEAEIYDHQHHMGLLILERKELTSKYEQVKTKVESFELMHNHDSSMNKSALAESRKREESLKKTIGVKDACIGSLEKALHEMRTECAETKVAAESKLAEAHQLIEEAQKKFTEAEAKVCAVESLQADATRYNNVAERKLRDVEAREDNLRRQIISFKSDCDEKEKELNLERHSLSERQKVLQQEQERLLQSQSLLNQREDHLFSRSQELNRLQKELEDSKFKTEKEHEALHDKKTSLQLLEATLIQQEEALTKWKTELNNKEKELHEFEVKLSNRESDETQKVMADQEATLRTRKHDLEVELQMQRKSVENEIETKRRAWELKEVDLKHREDQILEREHELEVLSRSLTEKEKDLVDLSTSLKDKDQSLRSAEKEFELNKTILQKEKDDIEQAKQDLQESLTSLENEKRQVDNAKKRLEVIQSETGDLSVFEVKLKEEIDLVRSQNLELLAEADKLKAEKAKFEAEWELLDEKKEELRKEAEFIENERKAVSTFIKNERDKLREEKENLRNQYTHDLGSLASERENFMKKMADEHAEWFGKMQQERADFQRDIEMQKRELNNLIEKRREEVESYLKEREKAFEEEKDRELRRADALKEKAAKELEQVSLEMKRLQTERSEISLDRELRNKEWAELTDCIKELEVQRDKLQKQRELLHADRIKIYSQTEELKKLEDSKVVSDDLAIVEMLKSDMEYNLQKMSSMKNLKYQTLTQGRLSKDLDVDNISNEFDTPFVQKSSGVSPPSAARFSWIKRCSELIFRNSPHTPLMKKENLPLVSDKNNVSTGQKHLDNDKPLGNFNNGQQMEFSFGEPKVIVEVPSRDGNASRTSEFESVTKDVNGKTTFSDEPQVGRGKRGRGNLISKAGDPLVDVVQNKRPRGEERMAQNPLDQGTTYCMLSTQSDISEIQQLSTTSNHKQGNTEETRVVTIDKVIHVSEVISEKVDTLSIPNQEPGDNLQSPTLGVCQYNLHRETIDQSNSSVLESKEGICKENNEHVSSFSEN